The Chitinimonas arctica region GCCGCACCGATTACGCCGACGTCGAATGGGCGGTCGGTACGGGCGGCGTAGCTATCGCCCAGATCGGTGAAGTAGAAGCGCGCCACGCTGCCCATGGACTTGCGCCAGCCCGTCACCACCGTATCGGCATAGGGCTCCAATACATAACCGGATTGCCGAAAGGCGGCGGTTTCGCCACTGACCGCGTTGATGCCGTCCACCGACAACACCACCATGACGCGCTCGCGGCTCAGGTTGCGCAGGCGCAGCTGGTACGGCTCGCCTTCCTCACCCGCCACCCAGGCACGATTGCGTTGATGGTATTCGGGATAGGCGCGGCCGTAGCGGTCTTCGACGCGCAACTCAACTTGTTGCCCACGTTCGGCCAAGGCGCCCAAAGAGGCGGTAACGAGCAAAAGAGGGAATAGCATTTTTTTCATGGCGTGCTCCTGGTCCAGTCGGTATCGGTAATGCTTAAACGTACTTGTAGCGGCAACGGGGTTAACACCGACTGAATCGCGTACGACGGAAAAGGTCGTACGGTGGGCAAAATGGAGATCGACAGCTGCTGAAGCGGCCGCGTAAAATTTCAGATTGAATTTAATCGTTTAACGTTGGCTGTGACTCCACAGCCGGCGCACGCAAGGAAGAACGCTATGAGTACCCAGGAAAAGATTCGTCAAACCGTGACCGAAAACCCGGTCGTGTTGTACATGAAGGGTACCCCGACCTTTCCGCAGTGCGGTTTTTCCGCCAAGGCAACCAGCATTCTGAAGGCCTGCGAGGTGTCGTTCCATCCCGTCAACGTCCTGATCGACGATGAAATCCGCCAAGGCATCAAGGAATACGCCAACTGGCCGACCATTCCGCAGCTCTATATCAACGGTGAATTCATCGGCGGTTCGGACATCATCGGTGAGATGTACCAATCGGGCGAGCTGCAAAAGCTGCTCGAACCGCTGAAGGGCTGAAACAGCGCCAGTCGTACGCAAACGGGCCCGGATCCGAACGATCCGGGCCCGTTTGCCATTTGGTGCCGGGCGTACCGCTAGTCTTCCGGAAAAAGCGGCAGCGTGCCGGTAAGGTAAGGCTGGTGGGCTTGCTCGAAACGCAATAAGGCTTGCTTACGCGGCAAGCCGGCGGCATACCCGGTCAGCGAGCCGTCCGCGCCGATTACCCGATGGCAGGGCACTACCAGGCCGATAGGGTTGGTGGCATTGGCACGACCCACGGCGCGCGCCGCCCCCGGCTGGCCCAGCGCACGCGCCAACTCGCCATAGCTGCGGGTTTCGCCATAGGGTATCTCGCACAGCGCCGCCCATACTTCCCGCTGAAAAGGTGTTCCGGGTGCCGCCAAGGGCAGGCTGAAGCGGCGTAGCTCTCCCGCCAGGTAGGATCCCAGCTGCCGCCGCACTTCCACCAGCCTGGCCGCTTGCCATTGGGCACCGCGCCGCTCTGCCGCGGCGACCGCGTCCGGCCCGAAACTCAGGCTCAACAAAGCGCCCGTCTCATCGACCACACCCACCATGTCGCCAAATGGCGAGGGAATACCGTCCCAGGCAAGATCCCTCTTCATGCGGCCTCCTGCAAGCTTGCCCACAGATGTGCCGTTGCCAGGCTGCGCCAGGGTGCGAAACCCTCCATCAGTTGCAAGGTCTGTTCAGCATCCGGGCGCTGCGGTAGGGCGAAGAAGCGTTGCAATGCCAATACCAGCCCGGCATCGCCGACCGGCACGCAGTCGCCGAATCCCGCGCCGCGCATCAGCGTGTACTGGGCCGTCCAGGGCCCGATGCCGCGAATAGCCGTCAAACGGCGCAGCATGGCAGGGGCCGATTGCCGCGATAAAGCCTCCATATCCCAGCCGTGTTCAAGCAGATAGCGCGCGGTACCCACCAGGTATTCGGCCTTGGAGCGGGAGAATTGGCGGCCGTGCAATACGGCGGGGTCCAGCGCGGCCACCGCGGCGATATCGGGATGCGCAAGCATGCCGTCACCGGCCTCCCGCCCGGCCAGCTCGATCACCACCCGCCGCAACTTGGCCGCGAAGGTCAGGTTCACCTGTTGGCCCACGATGGCCCAGACCAAAGCCTCGAATACCGTGCCGCTCAAGGGCAGGCATAATCCCGGTCGGATGGCCAACAAACGCTTTGCGTCCGCTGTGCGTGCCTGGCCATCCGGCAGCGTCGGCCGCTCGGCCAAACCCAGGCAGCGCAGGGCCATATGGTGTGCCGCCACCATCATATCCGGCGCGACCTCGCCCAATACCTCGCAGTGGGCGGTCTCCGCCTCGATCCGCATGCACAGGCGTACCGGCCTGCCATGCAGCAATACCGCCTTGGTCACGCTATTGCCCCGCAGGCGTTCCGCCGGCCCGTCGCCATCGCGCCCCAGATAGGCCAATACTTCGGTTGCACGGTAATCGGCGGGAAGCGACAGGCAGAATTGGCTCCCGGCGGGCAGATCGCGGTAGGCCTGCGGCGCCAAGGCAAAAGCTTGCAGAAAATCATGCTGGAAAGCCGCCCCATCGGCAAAACCCGCCGCCGCCGCGACCGTTTCGATCGGCGCAGCCACTTGCATCAGACGGCGCTGCGCCCATTCCAGCCGATAGCGCAGCAAAAGTGCCGCAGCCGGTAGATGGCCGTGCCGCCGGCATAATTGGTCCAGCCGCTGCTGCGTCAATCCCACCTGGCGGGCCAATTCGGCCATCCGTGCGCCAGGTGCGTCGCTATGCAGACTTTGCAATACCGCCTCGTAGCGTTGCTCATCAAAGGGCGTGCCCTGGTAGAACAGATCGGGCCGGCAGTACTCGCAGGGCTGCAAGCCGGCTTTGCGTGCCTGCGCTTCGTTGCGGAAGAAACCAAGCTGCTCGAAGGGAGCCGGCGGGGTCGCGCACGAAGGTAGGCAGTAGCGGCCGGCAGCGGCGAGGCCGCTGAGGAAACGGCCGTCAAAACGGCTATCGCGGGTCAATAGCTGCTGATACAGGGAGACGGAATCCATGGCGGCAAGTGCGGGTCGAATAATGAGGAATTCATTCTACTGCCGATGGCTGTTTCCAGCTCGGGCGCCGGGCAAGACAAAAAATGGCCAAGCGTGGCATGCGCGATGCACTGTTGGTCGCACGGATATGCGTGGCGTTACCTCTCCGCTCGCGCCACTGCAAGGCGCTATTACATCAGGATAAGGATCAAAGCATGCCCTCGTCGAACAACCCTGCCGGGCCGGAGCTTATTTTATTTTCTGTCAAATATTTTTCTATTACCTTTAATTCGTAAGATAGCACGGCAATGTTATGGTCGGTTTTTTTTAAAATCGCCTCATTTTCCTCATTTTCCTTATCGGCAGGTGCGCTGCCGCGTCGCGCCTCGGGCTTTATATTTTCCGGAGTTGATTTCCTGATTTCCATGACTTTCTTCAGCTCAAGCTGCATAGCGGATTGAACTTCATCAAGTCTTGCAGATTTCCTTGCCCGCCAATTATTTTCCTCAGCCTCGATTACATTTAAAAAATGCAGAGCACCTCCTTGATTTGAAAGATATTCTTTTTTTAATTCTACAAGTTTATTCCTTAGTTTCATCAAATTTCCTTCTTGTATTTCCAGTATTTCCCCCAGTGCAACGCCCTCCGCTTTTTGGCGACTATCAGCTTGCTTGGAATTAGGCTGGAGATCTTTGAGTCGAACCTTCAAATCAGCAATACAATATTGAAAAGTTCCGTACTCATCCACCAATCCTGGAATGCGCTTCTCTATCTCTCGTTTGCGCAATTCCAATATTGGATCATCATCATTGAGGATTTTTACTACTTTCTTTTTTATAACGGGAGGGTGCCTTGGTTTTTTCTTTACCTTTGAAAAGCACCCCCCTTTTATTTTTCGCCCCCGATTCGGAAACAATAGATCCGGGTTTGATTCGTCGCGATGCCGGGTTTCATCGCATGATGCTACGTTTTTACCTTGCTCGTCTGTTGGTTTCTCCGCCTCGATAGATAATGGATTAGCCAGGAACGAGATTTTCGGGCCGCTCGCTGCTTGTGTAGCCGGTGCGGGAATTTTTTCGAGGGCAAGCACTTTTTCCGAATTGACTTCTTCGACAGCGGGTAAGCCATTACCGCAGGACGATACGCCTGGTTCATCCGGCCATGAAGGTTGGATATTGACCGCTGGTGAGCTCGGCGAGTCGCTAGCGGGTAAAGTGGCGGTCAGGAAATTTTTAGCGGGTTCACAATAAAATTCTTTACTGGTGATCGGGGCTGCGTCTGCCGTGAATACCACCGGTGTTTCGTCAGATAACAACGCGTTTTCGCCGAAGAGCTCCACTGCCTGGGCGTTCGTTAGCTCTACGCACCAATTCGCGGGAGGCATCACGGGTCCTTCGGGTAATTCCGCAGCTTTGGCAAGTGTGACTCGGCTATTTAATGAAGTGCACTGATTATCTTGGCGTGACTCACTTACGGATCTCTGCTTGCGTTCACCGAAGCAGAAAAATAATTGCAGGATCCTACGGAAGAAAACGTAAAAGATACTATCTCCTCGACTACCTTTTGAATCCGCTAATTTAATTTCGTGTGTTGGTTTTATTGCCGTCTTACCGAAGATACCGATAGGAACCGGCCAGGCGTCCCTATTGCTGACTGGTGCAGCTTTCCATCCAACAGGCTTGCTCATTTGCAAAAATTCCTTCTGATGATTCCAATCATAATCGATATTATTATTGAATTTCACAGACCACGAACAAGCCGCACTATCCAGTGCCACGCGTATCGAAGCGATGCTAGCATCTGGCTGCTGCTTTCCAGCATCTACCCAGGAACACCATCATGTCGCTCAATATCTGGCTCGCCTACCTCGCCGCCGTCTTCCTGATCTCCGGCACACCCGGTCCCAACATGTTGCTGGCCATGACCCATGGCATACACCATGGCTTGTCGCGTACCTTCAGCACCATGCTGGGCCTGCTGGCCGGCCTGGCCATCATCCTGTCCATCTCGCTGGGCGGATTGGGCGCCGTCTTGCTGGCTTCCAGCCATGCCTTCGACGCCATCAAATACCTGGGCGCCGCCTACCTGATCTATCTGGGTATCAAGACCTGGCGCAGCGCCGATAGCGATATGCGCACCGAAGGACGTCCGGACGCAGATAGCGCCTGGGCGCGCTTTCGCATCGGCATCTTGGTTGCCCTCTCCAATCCCAAGGCCATCCTGTTCGGCGTGGTGTTCTTCCCGCAATTCCTGGATCGTAACCAGCCCTTCGCCGCGCAGGCCAGCATCCTGCTGCTGAGTTTTATCGTGATCGAAACCGGTTGGATGTGCATCTACGCCAGCGGCGGCGCCCAATTGGCGCAATGGCTGAAGCGGGGACGACGCATGCAATGGTTCAATCGTGCCGCCGGCGGGGCCTTTGTCGGCGCCGGTCTGCTGCTGGGAACATTCCGGAGATAAGCGGCATAGGCTGAGCGGGCCGAAATCGCCTTTCGGTCCGTTCAGATTTACCCAACCCTACCCATAGGCGTACCGATGGCACCACTGCGGTTCATTCGTTTTGGGACGGAGTGATCAGCTCGAAGGAGTTTCCGGACAGGGTGCCATTGGCGGTCGAGGCCGGCATAGCCCTCGTTGACGAACCCGCGCAGGGCGACTTGACCAGTTGCATGACTTCATAACGATTCCCGGAACCACGCGCGACAAACCAGGACCCCTCGGCCCGCGCTTCGGCGGCGGGAATTGAAAGATAGCCTTGAACAGAAGCGATAGCTGACATGATGATTACCTTTTTTTCAATAAGACAAGACCAGCACCGTCCGCTGAATTGTCTTGCCGAAGATTTTTGAAATGCGGCCAAGACCGCGAATAAATTAACCAACGCTTTATCTTCCCCGGATAGCTCCATCGCTAGCCGCGAAAGCCATGGCTGTACATATAACTCATCGTTCCAATCATTCGCCATCCATACCAGCATAAACAAGCCGACACCTTGAAACATCACCCAGACTCGGATAGGCTATTGATTACTTGTTCCTTTATATCTATTTACCACTCACACCCTTAGCAAATACATATATGACCATCTTATTTTATCAACTACAATCCGATGCGCTGTTGTAAAACAACAGAGACTTTAATTTTTATGCAAAAGACATTTAACTGCCGCATGGCCCGGACGGCGCGATTCCAGCCGTACCTGGCAGAAACCGACGCAGCACAGCCACCGATGCGACGCAGTGCTAGCCAATGCGGCTTACCCGCATTACGATTCGCACTTGGCTGACGACATAATTGTCAACCGAATCGCGCCACGGCTTATCGGTCCTGGCGCGCTAACCCGAAAAACACGATTTTTCTGCGGACAACGCCGGCTCCACGCAGCATCGGCCGTTTCCGCGCGGAGCCTCCAGCATGACCGCCTTTGTCTTTTCCGAACCGAACTTCGACGCCCACGAACAAGTCGTATTCGCCTGCGAACCCAAATCCGGGCTCAAGGC contains the following coding sequences:
- the grxD gene encoding Grx4 family monothiol glutaredoxin, whose product is MSTQEKIRQTVTENPVVLYMKGTPTFPQCGFSAKATSILKACEVSFHPVNVLIDDEIRQGIKEYANWPTIPQLYINGEFIGGSDIIGEMYQSGELQKLLEPLKG
- a CDS encoding methylated-DNA--[protein]-cysteine S-methyltransferase gives rise to the protein MKRDLAWDGIPSPFGDMVGVVDETGALLSLSFGPDAVAAAERRGAQWQAARLVEVRRQLGSYLAGELRRFSLPLAAPGTPFQREVWAALCEIPYGETRSYGELARALGQPGAARAVGRANATNPIGLVVPCHRVIGADGSLTGYAAGLPRKQALLRFEQAHQPYLTGTLPLFPED
- a CDS encoding DNA-3-methyladenine glycosylase 2, which produces MDSVSLYQQLLTRDSRFDGRFLSGLAAAGRYCLPSCATPPAPFEQLGFFRNEAQARKAGLQPCEYCRPDLFYQGTPFDEQRYEAVLQSLHSDAPGARMAELARQVGLTQQRLDQLCRRHGHLPAAALLLRYRLEWAQRRLMQVAAPIETVAAAAGFADGAAFQHDFLQAFALAPQAYRDLPAGSQFCLSLPADYRATEVLAYLGRDGDGPAERLRGNSVTKAVLLHGRPVRLCMRIEAETAHCEVLGEVAPDMMVAAHHMALRCLGLAERPTLPDGQARTADAKRLLAIRPGLCLPLSGTVFEALVWAIVGQQVNLTFAAKLRRVVIELAGREAGDGMLAHPDIAAVAALDPAVLHGRQFSRSKAEYLVGTARYLLEHGWDMEALSRQSAPAMLRRLTAIRGIGPWTAQYTLMRGAGFGDCVPVGDAGLVLALQRFFALPQRPDAEQTLQLMEGFAPWRSLATAHLWASLQEAA
- a CDS encoding LysE family translocator, giving the protein MSLNIWLAYLAAVFLISGTPGPNMLLAMTHGIHHGLSRTFSTMLGLLAGLAIILSISLGGLGAVLLASSHAFDAIKYLGAAYLIYLGIKTWRSADSDMRTEGRPDADSAWARFRIGILVALSNPKAILFGVVFFPQFLDRNQPFAAQASILLLSFIVIETGWMCIYASGGAQLAQWLKRGRRMQWFNRAAGGAFVGAGLLLGTFRR